In Streptomyces longhuiensis, the following proteins share a genomic window:
- a CDS encoding SGNH/GDSL hydrolase family protein, with protein sequence MTKRHGYALLAALAALVVVISAAIYLGVSGAYDGSNSTVSAGPRHPQNSAAPASTGTWSGSWSASPAGGEPGTETDGLAGRSVRNVVHTSIGGTSARITFSNLYGQQPLSITHASVAVAAAPNSPAAAAGTLRRLTFAGNTSVVIPAGSQAMSDAVRLHVPHNADMLVTSYSPTPSGPVTYHPQARQMSYVAQGDRAEDTTGAAYTQQTPYWRYVTALDVLSNESNGTVVVIGDSLTDGVTSTVGANRRWTDVLAARLRDENGAARYGVVNQGISGNRILSDGLGRPANNPSGLSRFDRDVLDRSGVKAVVIALGINDILRNPHQNDPDKIVEGLRELTRQAHTRGLRVVGATLMPFQGHRGYEPRLDGVRQAVNAQIRSGKVFDEFVDFDKALRDPYNPRKLLPGYDSGDHLHPSDSGFRRMADTFNLTTLKGSTPAEL encoded by the coding sequence ATGACCAAGCGACACGGTTATGCCCTGCTGGCCGCGCTCGCGGCCCTGGTCGTCGTGATTTCGGCCGCCATATATCTGGGCGTCTCCGGTGCCTACGACGGCTCGAACAGCACGGTCAGCGCCGGCCCCCGGCACCCGCAGAACTCGGCCGCCCCCGCCTCCACCGGCACCTGGTCGGGCAGTTGGTCGGCCTCTCCCGCGGGCGGCGAGCCCGGCACCGAGACCGACGGCCTCGCGGGCCGCTCCGTGCGCAACGTCGTGCACACCAGCATCGGCGGCACCAGCGCCCGCATCACGTTCTCCAACCTCTACGGGCAGCAGCCGCTCAGCATCACGCACGCCTCGGTCGCCGTCGCCGCCGCGCCCAACAGCCCGGCCGCCGCGGCCGGTACGCTGCGCCGCCTCACCTTCGCCGGCAACACCTCGGTCGTCATCCCGGCCGGATCCCAGGCCATGAGCGACGCCGTGCGGCTGCACGTCCCGCACAACGCGGACATGCTCGTCACGAGCTACTCGCCCACCCCGTCGGGCCCGGTCACCTATCACCCGCAGGCCCGTCAGATGTCGTACGTCGCCCAGGGCGACCGCGCGGAGGACACGACCGGCGCCGCGTACACGCAGCAGACCCCGTACTGGCGCTACGTCACCGCGCTCGACGTGCTCAGCAACGAGTCGAACGGCACCGTCGTCGTGATAGGCGACTCCCTGACCGACGGCGTCACCTCGACGGTGGGCGCCAACCGCCGCTGGACGGACGTCCTCGCCGCCCGGCTGCGCGACGAGAACGGCGCGGCCCGCTACGGCGTCGTCAACCAGGGCATCAGCGGCAACCGCATCCTGTCCGACGGCCTCGGCCGCCCCGCGAACAACCCGAGCGGCCTCTCGCGCTTCGACCGGGACGTCCTCGACCGGTCCGGCGTCAAGGCCGTCGTGATCGCGCTCGGCATCAACGACATCCTCCGCAACCCGCACCAGAACGACCCCGACAAGATCGTCGAGGGGCTGCGGGAGCTGACCCGGCAGGCGCACACGCGCGGCCTGCGCGTGGTCGGCGCGACCCTCATGCCGTTCCAGGGCCACCGGGGCTACGAGCCCCGCCTCGACGGCGTGCGTCAGGCCGTGAACGCGCAGATCCGCTCCGGCAAGGTCTTCGACGAGTTCGTCGACTTCGACAAGGCGCTGCGCGACCCCTACAACCCGCGCAAGCTCCTGCCCGGATACGACTCCGGTGACCACCTGCACCCGAGCGACTCCGGCTTCCGCAGGATGGCGGACACGTTCAACCTGACGACGCTGAAGGGGTCGACGCCGGCCGAGCTGTAG
- a CDS encoding DUF1707 SHOCT-like domain-containing protein — MTDERPERPEPNDLPELRASDADRDRVAEALRDALAEGRLDMEEFDERLEAVYAARTYGELAPITRDLPVAGAAAPGTPVSFVKEPRPEGAVDWRARIGGEATSTWALAFFGGFGRKGRWTVGERFTAFAMFGGGEIDLREARFASRDVVINCFAIMGGIQIKVPPELDVAVKGLGFMGGVDDRASGEGSPGSPRVVVRGFALMGGVGVDRRVSREERLRLKEERRQDKLDRRAAHREALEGHHERHAERHHLRHERHEERRERQWERAEERRERRER; from the coding sequence ATGACGGACGAACGCCCTGAGCGCCCCGAGCCGAACGACCTGCCCGAGCTGCGGGCCTCCGACGCCGACCGGGACCGGGTCGCGGAGGCCCTGCGGGACGCCCTCGCCGAGGGACGCCTGGACATGGAGGAGTTCGACGAGCGGCTCGAGGCCGTGTACGCGGCGCGCACGTACGGTGAGTTGGCGCCGATCACGCGCGATCTGCCGGTGGCGGGCGCGGCGGCGCCGGGGACCCCGGTGAGTTTCGTGAAGGAGCCGCGGCCCGAGGGCGCGGTCGACTGGCGGGCCCGGATCGGCGGGGAGGCCACGTCCACGTGGGCGCTCGCGTTCTTCGGCGGGTTCGGCCGCAAGGGCCGCTGGACGGTGGGCGAGCGGTTCACCGCGTTCGCGATGTTCGGCGGCGGTGAGATCGACCTGCGGGAGGCGCGGTTCGCGTCCCGTGACGTGGTCATCAACTGTTTCGCGATCATGGGCGGGATCCAGATCAAGGTGCCGCCGGAGCTGGACGTCGCCGTCAAGGGCTTGGGTTTCATGGGTGGCGTCGACGACCGGGCGTCGGGCGAGGGCTCACCGGGCTCCCCGCGGGTCGTCGTACGGGGATTCGCCCTGATGGGCGGCGTCGGCGTGGACCGCAGGGTGTCGCGTGAGGAGCGCCTTCGTCTCAAGGAGGAGCGCCGCCAGGACAAGCTGGACCGCAGGGCGGCGCACCGTGAGGCGCTGGAGGGGCACCACGAGCGGCACGCCGAGCGCCATCATCTGCGGCACGAGCGCCACGAGGAGCGGCGCGAGCGCCAGTGGGAGCGGGCGGAGGAGCGCCGCGAGAGGCGTGAGCGGTAG